The DNA region GATAATAGTTTCTGTAACCTGTTCCGCGGTTAATTCCTGTGTATCGATGGACTCGGCTGTATCTACGGGATTGTCCAAATAGAATTGATCGTTGGGTTCGAAATAGCCTGCCAGCTCCTCGATCTTTGATTGGGGTAATTCCGTAACTCCCATCATTTCTTTGGTTCTCTCGTGAATCCGCTTTAAACGAGTGTCCTTGGGCGCGCCTAATCTGTACGCGTAAAACCTCGCACCATGCTTCTCGGCAATGCCTCTCAGAGCTTCGATACCCTCAGCCTTGGTTATCTGTTCGACAATAACGCTTACTCCGTGCTCAAGGTATTTATCTACCATCGCCCTCATTACCTCCTTGATCACTGAGAGAGTTTCCTTATTTTCCCTGAAGTTCGGAACAAGGCGCTTTATATCCGGCAACGCGACTCGTGCAGCATCAGGAAACTTCTGATTTAACAGCTTAGTTACTGTTGTTTTCCCAGACCCCATGGGTCCGTCGACAAGCACGAGGAAGGAGGTGGTCACGATGTGAGGAGTATAGCAGAAGGTCTTGCTCGTCTGGTCATGAGGGCGCACTCATGGGTCCTAATCTAACTACCCAGGCTAACGATAAATACATATTGACAAACGATAAGCGCTAAATTAAGCTGGAAACATGAAAAAAGGCTCAACTTTGTTTCTGCAGTTTGTGCTGGTGCTTATCGGGGTAGGTATCCTCGTGTGGCTACTGTGGTTCCCTCAGATTGAAGGCAGAAACGTGAACTCCACGTTCTTCGAGATTTATTTCAAAGATCCCTTTCTAGCCTATATCTACGCAGTCTCGGTTCTCTTCTTCGTGGGGCTCTACCAGGGGATCAAGATATTGGGATATGCCGGGGATAATAAGGTGATCTCGCAGGATGCGGTGAATGCACTACGGAAGATAAAGTACTGCGCGCTCCTCTTTGCTGGCGCCATTGTGGCGGCGGATGCTTTCCTCATGATAGCTGCCCGTACCAACGGCGAGGATGCCGCAGGCGCCGTCATGCTCGGTCTCATCATCACCTTTCTCT from Candidatus Parcubacteria bacterium includes:
- a CDS encoding DUF2975 domain-containing protein, whose translation is MKKGSTLFLQFVLVLIGVGILVWLLWFPQIEGRNVNSTFFEIYFKDPFLAYIYAVSVLFFVGLYQGIKILGYAGDNKVISQDAVNALRKIKYCALLFAGAIVAADAFLMIAARTNGEDAAGAVMLGLIITFLSIIIAATAGVFERILQNAVDIKSENDLTV
- a CDS encoding ATP-binding protein produces the protein MTTSFLVLVDGPMGSGKTTVTKLLNQKFPDAARVALPDIKRLVPNFRENKETLSVIKEVMRAMVDKYLEHGVSVIVEQITKAEGIEALRGIAEKHGARFYAYRLGAPKDTRLKRIHERTKEMMGVTELPQSKIEELAGYFEPNDQFYLDNPVDTAESIDTQELTAEQVTETIISKLRAD